GGCACCCGCGACAACGAGATCCTCACCGACACCGCGACCACGTATCTCGGCTCCGGCTGGCTGCTCCTCGACGCGTTCCGGGAGGACAGCGTCTCCAGCCAGAAGCTCGGCTACCTCACCCCGGAGGAGTTCGGCTACGTCCTCGCCAAGCGGGCGATCGCCTTCGACGAGGACCCCTCCCCCTGGTTCACCAGCCCGCAGGGGTACACCGCCTACACCAAGGGCCGCGCCCAGGCACTGCGCGACGCACAGCAGCCGCCGCTGACGACCGCGGGCTGGACGGGCCGCCATCGCTACGCCAAGGACCGGCGCCACGCCCGGGAGCACCCGGGCTCCGCCCACGCGACTGCCGGATCGTCCGCCTACGCCTTCGAACGCGGGGCTGACGGGCTGCTCGTCTCCTTCTCGTGTCCCACCTGCCATCAGCGCATCCGGGTTGCCGTGAGGGGGCGGGCGCGGGTCCGCTGCGGGCTGTGCCGCACGATTCTGGAATGCGACACCTGACCGATCTTCCGTAGGGTCGAACCATGACGAAAGAGCCGACAGCGGGCGCCCGCGAGCTGTTCGAGGCGGTGCACGGCGGCGCGGACGACGCTGTCGTAGGGCTGCTGAGGGCCGGAATCCCCGCCGATGTGACCGACGAGGACGGGCAGACGCCGCTCTATCTGGCGGCGGTGAGCGACGAGGTGGGCATCGTGCGGCTGCTGCTGGCCGCGGGAGCCGCGCCCGAGCGCGCGGGCGGCCCCGACGCCGGGGACCTGCCGCTGTGCGGGGCCGCGGTCGGCGGACACACCGAGGTGGTGCGGGCGCTGCTCGCTGCGGGCGCCAGGCCCGATCTTCCGGAGGCGTACGGCTTCAGGGCCATGGTCTGGGCGGTGGAGCAGGGGCACGCCGGGACGGTGGAGGTGCTGCTGGAGTACGGCGCCGACCCCGATCTGCCGGGCCCGAGCGGCGAGCCGCCACTGGTGCTCGCCGCCCGGCGCGGCTCTCCTTCGACGGTGCGGGCCCTGCTGCGGCACGGCGCCGGCGCGACGGAGGCAGCGCTGACCGAGGCCAGGCAGTGGCTCGTACGGGATGTGGAGCGGGAGCTGCGGGAGGGGCTGCTGCGGGCGTACGAGGTGGCGGACAGCGAGGAGTACGAGATCTTCACGCGCCGGGTCGAGGAGGACGGCGGGGTGACCGTCGTCGTCGAGCTGCTACGGGACGGCAGCCCGTCGGCCGGCAATGAGCGGCAGACCGGCCACGGTGCGATCGCGACACTTCTGGAAGGCGAGCTGGGGACAATGACTCCGTACGCGGAGCTCGCCGAACGGGCCCTGCGTTGCGGGGATCCCGATCAGGACGACTGGGTCGAGTCGGTGACGGCGCTGTGGAGCCGCGGCGACGAGGAGACCTTCCAGGCGGCGGCCGCGTGGTGCGCGAGCGACGATCCCCTGCGCCAGGCGTTCGCGGCGGACGTGCTGGCACAGCTGGGGTTCGTGCGTCCGGGGCCGGACGAGGACGCCGGGCCCGACGGGTCGGGCCCGCGGCGGCCGTTCGCCGCGCGGGCGTTGCCGCTGCTGCGCGAGCTGTCCCGGGAGGCGCGGGATCCGGAGCTGATCCAGGCGGCCGTGCTCGGTCTCGGGCACCACGGGGATCCGGCCGCGCTGCCCGAGATCCTGCGGCATGCCGGGCATCCGGACGCGGAGGTACGCCACCGGGTGGCGCTGGCGCTGTGCGGGCTGGTTCCGGGCGGCCATACGGAGGGCGTCGAGGCGGTGATCACTCTGAGCCGGGACGCGGACACCCATGTCAGGGACTGGGCGACGATGGCGCTGGCGGGCATCGAGGCCGATAGTCACGAGATCCGCGAGGCACTGGCGGCACGGCTCAACGACCCGGACGCGGACACGGCGGCGGAGGCGGCCCGGGGACTGGCGATGCGTCAGGATCCGCGTGCCGCCGCGGCGTTGGCCAGGATCCTCGCCGACGAGGATCCGGACGGGTATGCCCGGGACACGGCGGTGGACGCGGTGCGGCAGCTGCAGGACCCACAGCTCAGGCGTCGGCTGGAACAGACGTCGCCGCGCTGCCGCTGACCCGGTTCAGCGGAGCCGTAGCCCGCCGGGTTTCCGCTCCTCGATGATCTGCGCCAGCCAGTCGAAGACGGTCGTACCACGACCGGCCTCCGCCTCGTCCAACTCGGCCTGGACGGCGGCCCTGTTCAGCGGATGGCCGCGTTCCAGCCGCAGCCGCAGCCGGCGTACGGTCTCGTCCCGCCCGAGTGCCCGGCGGGAGAGTTCGTGGTCGCGCCACTCGATGACGAAGTCGCCGTCGTCCGGTGTACCGAAGCCGCCGCCGAGGCAGTCTGCGAACGAGTCGAGATTGCGGCCGAAGTACCCGCCGGTCCCGTTCACCGCTTCGCCGATCACCCGCCAGAAGCTCTCCAGGTCGGTGACCTCCGCCCCGTCGATCACATAGGTCTTCGTCACGGGGCGGAGGATACCGGCTCAGCAGCCGTAGTCGACGAGGTCGAACGAGGCGTAGTGGTCGGCGGTGTAGTAGTCCTCCTGGGCCGTGTTGCCCGTGACGACGCGGCGGGCGCCGCGGTTGGAGGAGCCCGGCGTCTTGACGGTGTACTCGTGGTAGTAGCCGGTCGAATGCGACGGCAGGACGCCGTCGCGGTTCTGGAAGACGGTGCCGTCCTGGGGATACGGGAACGGCCCGCCGGACTCGATCAGGTCGAGTGTGTCGTGCGCCTGGGAGGGGAGGGCGGAGTAGCAGACGTCACCGACCGCGGCCGCGGTCGTCGGGGTGGCCGTGGCCTGTCCGCCGATGAGGAGGGTGGAGGCGAGGGCGGCGATGCCGCCGAGAACGGCGATTCGTGGGGGGATTCGCATACCGACATCATGACGCGCGTAGACATGAACGCGTCAACCCCAAAGCCCTTTAGTTTTCTACGAGTTAACCTGGGTGGACGCAGGACTCCGGCGCCGTGAAGGACTTGGCCCGCTCCCCCGGGCCGGCGGCATCCTCACCGCTTACGCCCGCGCCATTACCGCGCGCCGTAGACCGGTTGCGGAGTCTCGGAGTCAGCCAGCAGCTTCCGTGCGGCCTCGCCCGCCCCGGACGGGGTCCAGCGCGCACCCTTGTCCGCGGTGGGTCCCGGCCGCCAGCCCTCCATGACGGTGATGCGGCCCGCCTCGGCCTCGAAGACCCGGCCCGTCACGCCCGTGCTGGCGGCGGAGCCGAGCCAGACGACGAGCGGCGAGACGTCCTCGGGCAGGGCGGACAGACCGGCGAAGGTGTCCTCGGTCATACGGGTACGGGCCGCCGGCGCGATGGCGTTGACCTGGACGCCGTACCGGCCCATCTCGGCCGAGGCGACCAGCGTCAGCCCGATGATCCCGGCCTTGGCGGCCGCGTAGTTGCCCTGGCCGACACTGCCCAGCAGCCCTGCTCCGGAGGTGGTGTTGACCACCCGGGCCGCCACCGGCCGACCCGCCCCGGCCTCGGAGCGCCAGTGCGCCGCGGCATGCTTGAGCGGCAGGAAGTGGCCCTTCACATGCACCCGCATGACGGCGTCCCAGTCGTCCTCGTCGAGGTTGACGAGCATCCGGTCTCGCAGAAACCCGGCGTTGTTGACGAGGGTGTCGAGTCGGCCGTACGTCTCCAGCGCGGCGGCGACGAGGGACGCGGCACCGTCGGTCGTGGCGATGTCGCCGCCGTGCGCCACCGCAGCACCACCCGCCGCCGTGATCTCGCCGACGACCTGCTGGGCAGGGCTCTCCGAGCAGCCCGCCCCGTCCAGCCCGACGCCGAGGTCATTGACGACGACCTTCGCCCCCTCGGCTGCGAAGGCGAGCGCATGGGCCCGCCCCAGACCGCGCCCCGCACCTGTGACGATCACAACGCGTCCTTCACAGATCCCGGTTGCCCCAGTCATCTCACGTCTCCTTGTTGACAGTTGCGGCATCGAGGAACGCGGGGCGCTCTCCGCCCCCGTGCACCAGCAGCGAGGCTCCGCTCACGTACGCCGCCCGCTCCGAGGCGAGGAAGACGGCCGCGTCACCGATCTCCGACGGCTCGGCCAGCCGGCCCAGCGGCACCGTACGGCCGACCGCCGCCACGCCCTCGTCGTCCCCGTAGTGCAGAGGGGACAGTTCGGTGCGGACCATGCCGAGGACAAGCGTGTTCACGCGCACCTCGGGCGCCCACTCCACGGCCATGGAGCGGGCCAGGTTCTCCAGTCCCGCCTTCGCCGCCCCGTACGCCGCCGTGCCCGGGGACGGCCGGCCGCCACTGACGCTGCCGATCATCACGATCGATCCGCGGGCCGCCTTGAGATGTTCGTACGCCGCGAGCGAGGCGGTCAGCGGCGCGGTGAGATTGAGCTCGATCACGCGGGCATGACGGGCCGCTTCGCCTTCGCCGAGCAGCCGGTACGGTGTCCCGCCCGCGTTGTTGACAAGGGCGTCGAGCCGGCCGTGCCGCGCCACGACCGAGTGGAAGAACTCCCCCACCGCGGCCGGTTCGCGCAGATCAAGGGTTGCGAACTCGGCTCCGGCGACGGGGACTTCCGGCGGCCTGCGGGCACAGACCACCACCTCGGCGCCCGCCCGCAGGAAGGCCCGCGCGATCCCCGCGCCCACGCCCCGTGTGCCGCCGGTGACGACGACGACCCTCCCGTCCAGCTCCATCGGCTGCTACCTTCCTCACCTAACAAATGTTTGGTGGAAAGGTAGCTGATCCACTCATGGGTGTCTCCACCGCACGCCCCGAGAAGGGCATTTGTGTTGTCACGGCCGACTTCCCACCCGTCAACGCCCTCCCCGTACAGGGCTGGTACGACCTCGCCGACACCCTCCGCGCGGCCGGCCGCGACCCCGGGACCCGCTGTGTCGTCCTGGCCGCCGCCGGTCGTGGCTTCAACGCGGGCGTCGACATCAAGGAGATGCAGCGCGACACCGGACACTCCGCGCTCGTCGGCGCCAACCGCGGCTGTTACGAGGCCTTCGCCGCCGTCTACGAGTGCGAGGTGCCGGTCGTCGCGGCGGTGAACGGCTTCTGCCTGGGCGGCGGTATCGGCCTTGTCGGCAACGCGGACGCGATCGTCGCCTCCGACGACGCCACCTTCGGGCTGCCGGAGCTGGACCGGGGCGCGCTCGGCGCGGCCACTCATCTCGCCCGTCTCGTCCCGCAGCATCTGATGCGCGCCCTGTACTACACCTCGCGCACCGCGACCGCGCAGCAGTTGCACGCCCACGGCTCGGTCTGGAGGGTCGTCCCGCGCGAGGAACTGACCGCCGCGGCCCTGGAGCTGGCGCGGGAGATCGCACGCAAGGACGGATACCTGATCCGGCTGGCCAAGGCCGCCATCAACGGCATCGACCCCGTCGACGTACACCGCAGCTACCGCTTCGAGCAGGGCTTCACCTTCGAGGCCAACCTCAGCGGTGTCGCCGACCGCGTCCGCGACACCTTCGGCAAGGACACCTTCGGCGAGGAGGACCGAGCGTGACGGACAAGACCATGACGCCCGACGAGGCGGTGTCCGGGTTCCGCAGCGGAATGACGATCGGTATCGGCGGCTGGGGCTCGCGTCGCAAGCCGATGGCGCTGGTGCGGGCACTGCTGCGTACCGAGATCACCGATCTCACCGTCGTGTCCTGCGGTGGCCCCGACATCGGCCTCCTCGCTGCCGCCGGCCGGATCCGCAGACTCGTGACGGCCTTCGTCACCCTCGACTCGATCCCGCTCGAACCGCATTTCCGCGCCGCCCGCGAGCGCGGCGACTTCGCGCTCACCGAGATCGACGAAGCGATGTTCATGTGGGGGCTGCACGCCGCCGCCAACCGGCTGCCCTTCCTCCCGGTGCGGGCCGGAATCGGATCCGACGTCATGCGGGTCAACCCCGGGCTGCGGACGGTCACTTCACCGTACGAGGACGGCGAGGAGTTCGTCGCCGTACCGGCCCTGCGGATGGACGCGGCGCTCGTCCACCTCAACCGCGCCGACCGGTTCGGCAACGGCCAGTACCTGGGTCCCGATCCGTACTTCGACGATCTGTTCTGCGAGGCCGCCGACGCCGCGTACGTCTCCTGCGAGCGACTCGTGGAGACCGCCGAACTCACCAAGGACGCCGCGCCGCAGACCCTGCTGGTCAAACGTCACTCGGTCACCGGCGTGGTCGAGACACCGAACGGCGCGCACTTCACCTCCTGCGCTCCCGAGTACGGCCGTGACGAGACCTTCCAGAAGCTGTACGCGTCCACCCCCTGGCCGGAGTTCGCCGAGCGTTTCCTCTCCGGCACGACCGAGCGCGACTACCAGTGCGCCGTCCGGACCTGGCACAAGGAGCAGCAGTGACCATCAGCCGTTCCGAGTACTGCGTCGTCGCCTGCGCCGAGGCCTGGCGGGGCAATGGCGAAATACTGGCCGCCACCATGGCCCCCGTCTCCTCCTTCGGCGCCCGGCTGGCCAAGCGCACCTTCTCCCCCGACCTCCTCCTCACCGACGGCGAGGCGATGCTCGTCGACCTCGGCGGCGCGACGGAGGGCTGGCTGCCGTACCGCCAGCACCTGGCCATGGTCACCGGCGGAAAGCGGCACGTCATGATGGGAGCTAGCCAGATCGACCGCTTCGGCAACCAGAACATCTCCTGCATAGGCGACTGGGAGCGGCCGGCGCGCCAGCTGCTCGGCGTACGCGGCGCGCCCGTCAACACCCTCAACAATCAGGTCAGTTACTGGGTGCCCAGACACTCCTCCCGCGTCTTCGTCGAGCGCGTCGACATGGTCAGCGGCGTCGGTTACGACAATGCGGCCGCCGCAGGCCCGTCCGCGTCCCGTTTCCACCGCATCCCGCGCGTCGTATCCAATCTGGGCGTCTTCGACTTCGCGACCCCCGACCGCTCGATGCGGCTCGCGTCCCTGCACCCGGGTGTCACGGTCGACCAGATCCGGCGGGCGACCGGCTTCGCGCTCACGATCCCCGCCCACGTCCCGTACACCCGCGAGCCCACCGCCGCCGAACTGCGCCTGATCCGCGAGGTGATCGACCCGAAGGGCACGCGCGAGCGCGAGGTCCCCGCGTGATGGAGACCGCCCTCACCAGACTCACCGGAGTCCGGCACCCCATCGTGCAGACCGGCATGGGCTGGGTCGCCGGGCCCCGCCTGGTCTCCGCCACCGCCAACGCGGGGGCACTCGGCATTCTCGCCTCCGCGACGATGACCGCCGACCAGCTGCGCCAGGCCGTCCGCGAGGTCATGTCCCGTACGGACGCGCCCTTCGGGGTCAATCTCCGCGCCGATGCCGGGGATGCCCGTGACCGGGTCCGGATCATCATCGACGAGGGCGTGAAAGTCGCGTCCTTCGCGCTCGCGCCGTCCCGCGAGCTGATCGCCGAACTGAAGGACGCGGGCGTGGTCGTGATCCCGTCCATCGGGGCCCGGCGGCACGCGGAGAAAGTGGCGGCCTGGGGCGCGGACGCGGTGATCGTCCAGGGCGGTGAGGGCGGCGGTCATACCGGCGATGTCGCAACGACCGTGCTGCTGCCGCACGTTGTCGACGCGGTGGATATCCCGGTGATCGCGGCAGGCGGCTTCCACGACGGGCGGGGACTGGTCGCGGCGCTCGCCTACGGAGCGGCGGGCATCGCCATGGGCACCCGCTTCCTGCTCACCTCGGACTCGACGGTGCCGGACGCGGTCAAGGCCCGCTACCTCGCCGCGACCGTCAAGGACATCACGGTCACCACGGCCGTCGACGGGCTCCCGCACCGCATGCTCCGTACGGAACTGGTCGACTCGCTCGAGCGGGCGGGCCGCTGGAGAGCCCTGGCGCAGGCCGTACGCCGTGCCGCCGGCTTCAAGAAGCTCTCGGATCTGTCCTGGTCGCAGATGATCCGCGA
This portion of the Streptomyces sp. NBC_01750 genome encodes:
- a CDS encoding ankyrin repeat domain-containing protein is translated as MTKEPTAGARELFEAVHGGADDAVVGLLRAGIPADVTDEDGQTPLYLAAVSDEVGIVRLLLAAGAAPERAGGPDAGDLPLCGAAVGGHTEVVRALLAAGARPDLPEAYGFRAMVWAVEQGHAGTVEVLLEYGADPDLPGPSGEPPLVLAARRGSPSTVRALLRHGAGATEAALTEARQWLVRDVERELREGLLRAYEVADSEEYEIFTRRVEEDGGVTVVVELLRDGSPSAGNERQTGHGAIATLLEGELGTMTPYAELAERALRCGDPDQDDWVESVTALWSRGDEETFQAAAAWCASDDPLRQAFAADVLAQLGFVRPGPDEDAGPDGSGPRRPFAARALPLLRELSREARDPELIQAAVLGLGHHGDPAALPEILRHAGHPDAEVRHRVALALCGLVPGGHTEGVEAVITLSRDADTHVRDWATMALAGIEADSHEIREALAARLNDPDADTAAEAARGLAMRQDPRAAAALARILADEDPDGYARDTAVDAVRQLQDPQLRRRLEQTSPRCR
- a CDS encoding barstar family protein; the protein is MTKTYVIDGAEVTDLESFWRVIGEAVNGTGGYFGRNLDSFADCLGGGFGTPDDGDFVIEWRDHELSRRALGRDETVRRLRLRLERGHPLNRAAVQAELDEAEAGRGTTVFDWLAQIIEERKPGGLRLR
- a CDS encoding ribonuclease; translated protein: MRIPPRIAVLGGIAALASTLLIGGQATATPTTAAAVGDVCYSALPSQAHDTLDLIESGGPFPYPQDGTVFQNRDGVLPSHSTGYYHEYTVKTPGSSNRGARRVVTGNTAQEDYYTADHYASFDLVDYGC
- a CDS encoding SDR family oxidoreductase produces the protein MTGATGICEGRVVIVTGAGRGLGRAHALAFAAEGAKVVVNDLGVGLDGAGCSESPAQQVVGEITAAGGAAVAHGGDIATTDGAASLVAAALETYGRLDTLVNNAGFLRDRMLVNLDEDDWDAVMRVHVKGHFLPLKHAAAHWRSEAGAGRPVAARVVNTTSGAGLLGSVGQGNYAAAKAGIIGLTLVASAEMGRYGVQVNAIAPAARTRMTEDTFAGLSALPEDVSPLVVWLGSAASTGVTGRVFEAEAGRITVMEGWRPGPTADKGARWTPSGAGEAARKLLADSETPQPVYGAR
- a CDS encoding SDR family oxidoreductase, producing MELDGRVVVVTGGTRGVGAGIARAFLRAGAEVVVCARRPPEVPVAGAEFATLDLREPAAVGEFFHSVVARHGRLDALVNNAGGTPYRLLGEGEAARHARVIELNLTAPLTASLAAYEHLKAARGSIVMIGSVSGGRPSPGTAAYGAAKAGLENLARSMAVEWAPEVRVNTLVLGMVRTELSPLHYGDDEGVAAVGRTVPLGRLAEPSEIGDAAVFLASERAAYVSGASLLVHGGGERPAFLDAATVNKET
- a CDS encoding enoyl-CoA hydratase family protein, translating into MGVSTARPEKGICVVTADFPPVNALPVQGWYDLADTLRAAGRDPGTRCVVLAAAGRGFNAGVDIKEMQRDTGHSALVGANRGCYEAFAAVYECEVPVVAAVNGFCLGGGIGLVGNADAIVASDDATFGLPELDRGALGAATHLARLVPQHLMRALYYTSRTATAQQLHAHGSVWRVVPREELTAAALELAREIARKDGYLIRLAKAAINGIDPVDVHRSYRFEQGFTFEANLSGVADRVRDTFGKDTFGEEDRA
- a CDS encoding CoA transferase subunit A; this translates as MTDKTMTPDEAVSGFRSGMTIGIGGWGSRRKPMALVRALLRTEITDLTVVSCGGPDIGLLAAAGRIRRLVTAFVTLDSIPLEPHFRAARERGDFALTEIDEAMFMWGLHAAANRLPFLPVRAGIGSDVMRVNPGLRTVTSPYEDGEEFVAVPALRMDAALVHLNRADRFGNGQYLGPDPYFDDLFCEAADAAYVSCERLVETAELTKDAAPQTLLVKRHSVTGVVETPNGAHFTSCAPEYGRDETFQKLYASTPWPEFAERFLSGTTERDYQCAVRTWHKEQQ
- a CDS encoding CoA-transferase subunit beta, whose translation is MTISRSEYCVVACAEAWRGNGEILAATMAPVSSFGARLAKRTFSPDLLLTDGEAMLVDLGGATEGWLPYRQHLAMVTGGKRHVMMGASQIDRFGNQNISCIGDWERPARQLLGVRGAPVNTLNNQVSYWVPRHSSRVFVERVDMVSGVGYDNAAAAGPSASRFHRIPRVVSNLGVFDFATPDRSMRLASLHPGVTVDQIRRATGFALTIPAHVPYTREPTAAELRLIREVIDPKGTREREVPA
- a CDS encoding NAD(P)H-dependent flavin oxidoreductase, coding for METALTRLTGVRHPIVQTGMGWVAGPRLVSATANAGALGILASATMTADQLRQAVREVMSRTDAPFGVNLRADAGDARDRVRIIIDEGVKVASFALAPSRELIAELKDAGVVVIPSIGARRHAEKVAAWGADAVIVQGGEGGGHTGDVATTVLLPHVVDAVDIPVIAAGGFHDGRGLVAALAYGAAGIAMGTRFLLTSDSTVPDAVKARYLAATVKDITVTTAVDGLPHRMLRTELVDSLERAGRWRALAQAVRRAAGFKKLSDLSWSQMIRDGLAMKHGRDLSWSQVLLAANTPMLLKASMVEGRTDLGVMASGQIAGLIEDLPSCAELVARVMTEAARVLGALPRDSSPPRPFP